ATTTACAGTAATCTGCATTAATCGACACCTTTAAAAAACTCATGCAGAGAAAGTTATTCAAGGTGTAGCTGAACTAAGCAGCTAAAGCGTAATTTTTGTTTCCATCTAAACGATGTGTTAGTCTTTCACAGCGACAAACCTGGCCTGCTACCTATGACCTTGCAACCCCGTCGAAACCTTTACACTCCCATATTTAATTATAAAATATATTATATTAATTATATCATTTTTTTTAAATAAATCAAGAAGTTTAGTAAGCTTTTATAAATTGTTTTTAAATTAGAATAATAAACATTACATTGGGAAAACATTTTTAAATTTTATTGGAATGATAAATTTTTTCCTTTTGATTGTTAGATAATTAATTTTTGCTAATCATTTTTTTCTAGTATGATGATTTATTCCAAGATTTCAATAATTTCAATAAAGTAATTTAAAAAATTTTGAAAAGAAAAAAATAATTTATATGTTAAAATTCCTTTACAAAATTTTTAAATAATGTATATTAATATAAAGTGGATAATAGAAGTGTTTATAATTTTATTATTAGAGAAGGTGAGAAATATGAGTAATAATAATGAAAAAGAAATAGACATAATTGCTGCTGTTTTTAATAATAAAACTTTAATAGATAATATTTTTGAAAATTTGAAAAAGGAATTGTTGGAATTCATTTTTATGGAAGAAGTGAGTACTTTTAAAAAAGCTATATTCATTCAGGGTATATTTTCTTATGCGAATTTAGTTTTAAATGAAAATAAGACTTTATCCGAAGAAGATAAGAATAATAAGATGATGGAACTTATAAATATAAGTAAGATATTAAATGAAAATTCCAAAGAAGATTTTATAAAATATATAAATTAAAAAATGTAAAGATAAAACACTTGACAATATATAAAAGATAAATTATAATTAGCAGGTGATATTTTATGATGTTAGAAGAATTTATAGAAATAGCGAATCTTTTAGATATATATTCAGAACTTTTAAGTGGTAAACAAAAAGAGTATATGATAGACCACTTTGAGAATGATTTATCTTTATCTGAAATTGCTAAGAATAATAATGTGAGTAGACAAGCTATTTATGACAATATAAAAAGAGGTATAACAGTTTTGAATGACTATGAAAATAAATTGGGTTTTTATTCAAAAAAGAAAAAAATATTAGAAAATTTAAAAGATTTAAAAGAAAGTTTTAGTATTGAAAAATTAGATAAAATAATAGATGAGATAATCTAATAGAGGGAGCTTATGTTAGAAAATTTAGGAAATAGATTTCAAAATATCTTCAAGAAAATTCGTGGTCATGGAAGATTAAGTGAAGATAATATAAAGGAAGCTTTAAGAGAAGTTAAAATGTCGCTTTTAGAAGCCGATGTCAACTATAAAGTCGTTAAAGATTTTACAAATAAAATAAGTGAAAAAGCAATAGGAACAGAAGTTATAAGGGGAATTAATCCTGCTCAACAATTTATAAAATTAGTAAATGATGAATTGGTTAGTCTTTTAGGAGGAACAAGCTCAAAGCTTACAAAAGGAATTAAGAATCCTACAGTCCTTATGATGGCAGGTTTACAGGGAGCAGGAAAAACAACTTTTGTTGGAAAACTTGCTAAATATTTAAAAAAGCAAAATGAAAAAGTTCTTCTTGTAGGCGTTGATGTATATAGACCGGCAGCTATAAAACAGCTTCAAGTTCTTGGAGAGCAAATTGGAGTTGAAGTTTATGCAGAGGAAGATAATAAAAATGTTGTAGAGATTGCTACGAGAGCAATGGAGAGGGCAAAAGAAATCAATGCAAGCTATATGCTGGTTGATACAGCAGGAAGACTTCACATAGATGAAGAACTTATGAATGAATTAAAAGAACTTAAAAGAGCAATAAGACCTCAAGAAATACTTCTTGTAGTAGATGCTATGATAGGGCAAGATGCCGTAAACTTAGCTAAATCTTTTAATGAGGCATTAAGTGTAGATGGAATTATACTTACTAAATTGGATGGTGATACTCGTGGAGGAGCAGCTCTGTCTATAAAAGCAGTGGTTGGAAAACCAATAAAATTTGTAGGTGTAGGAGAAAAATTGGATGATATTGAGGTATTTCACCCAGACAGATTAGTTTCAAGGATATTAGGTATGGGAGATGTAGTTTCATTGGTTGAAAAAGCTCAAGAAGCAATAGATCAAGATGAGGCGAAATCTTTAGAAGATAAGATAAGAAAACAAAAATTTGATTTAGAAGATTTCTTAAAACAACTTCAAACAATAAAGAAATTAGGTTCGTTAGGAAGCATTTTGAAAATGATTCCTGGAATGGGGCAAATTGGAGATATAGCTCCTGCTGAAAAAGAAATGAAAAAAGTTGAGTGTATCATTCAATCAATGACAAAAGAAGAGAGAAAGAAACCGGAAATTTTAAAAGCCAGCAGAAAGCAAAGGATTGCTAAAGGTAGTGGCACTGAAGTTGCTGATGTAAACAGGCTTTTAAAACAATTTGATCAGATGAAATCTATGATGAAAATGTTTAGTGGTGGAAAAATGCCAAATATAGGTCCAATGTTAGGCGGACGA
This DNA window, taken from Fusobacterium russii ATCC 25533, encodes the following:
- the ylxM gene encoding YlxM family DNA-binding protein, producing MMLEEFIEIANLLDIYSELLSGKQKEYMIDHFENDLSLSEIAKNNNVSRQAIYDNIKRGITVLNDYENKLGFYSKKKKILENLKDLKESFSIEKLDKIIDEII
- the ffh gene encoding signal recognition particle protein, producing the protein MLENLGNRFQNIFKKIRGHGRLSEDNIKEALREVKMSLLEADVNYKVVKDFTNKISEKAIGTEVIRGINPAQQFIKLVNDELVSLLGGTSSKLTKGIKNPTVLMMAGLQGAGKTTFVGKLAKYLKKQNEKVLLVGVDVYRPAAIKQLQVLGEQIGVEVYAEEDNKNVVEIATRAMERAKEINASYMLVDTAGRLHIDEELMNELKELKRAIRPQEILLVVDAMIGQDAVNLAKSFNEALSVDGIILTKLDGDTRGGAALSIKAVVGKPIKFVGVGEKLDDIEVFHPDRLVSRILGMGDVVSLVEKAQEAIDQDEAKSLEDKIRKQKFDLEDFLKQLQTIKKLGSLGSILKMIPGMGQIGDIAPAEKEMKKVECIIQSMTKEERKKPEILKASRKQRIAKGSGTEVADVNRLLKQFDQMKSMMKMFSGGKMPNIGPMLGGRGGKFPF